Proteins encoded within one genomic window of Xylophilus sp. GOD-11R:
- a CDS encoding ABC transporter substrate-binding protein, whose product MKKPSSRLTRLLAFAAPLPVAGVLALCAVGLLPARAQAETVARVVMQAPLRVVDPIITNAYITRNHGYLVFDTLFAMDANHKPQPEMVESWKESTDRRTVTLVLRQGLKFHDGTPVTSEDVAASLKRWADRDTLGQRMMAATEKLETPDAGTLVFRLKKPFGMLFEALAKPGSPVPFIMPRRIAATPVSQPITEVIGSGPYQFVAANFQPGVKATYVKFGGYLPRKEPASGFAGGKVALVDRIELVSISDAQTAVNALRRGEIDFVEDVPPDLMPQLDGVKTVALKPYGKSTNMFTMRMNWLQPPFNNVKVRRAALAAIYQQDYLDAQIGEGAMYQLCGAVLSCSSPYASEEGATQIRKADVARARALLAESGYDGSKVVILHPTDLPILASLASVTAQALKTIGMNVEIQSMDWATLLSRYSKKDPVAQGGWSVFQTGFTALDLMNPLTNPNLDGRGETGYVGWSKSDEMEKLRDQFAEESDTAKKKQIAVAIQKLNYEQVFFIPLGAYSKAKGYNAAKLGDMADAQIPLFWSGKK is encoded by the coding sequence ATGAAAAAGCCGAGTTCCAGGCTGACGCGACTTCTCGCGTTCGCAGCACCGTTGCCCGTTGCCGGCGTACTGGCCCTCTGCGCGGTCGGCTTACTGCCGGCCAGGGCACAGGCCGAAACCGTGGCGCGGGTGGTCATGCAGGCACCGCTGCGTGTGGTCGATCCGATCATCACCAACGCCTACATCACACGCAATCACGGCTACCTGGTCTTCGACACCCTGTTCGCCATGGACGCGAACCACAAGCCCCAGCCGGAAATGGTGGAAAGCTGGAAGGAATCGACCGACAGGCGCACCGTGACGCTGGTGCTGCGGCAGGGTCTCAAGTTCCACGATGGCACGCCCGTCACGAGCGAGGACGTCGCCGCGTCGCTCAAGCGCTGGGCCGACCGCGACACCCTCGGCCAACGCATGATGGCCGCGACCGAAAAGCTCGAAACCCCCGACGCCGGCACGCTTGTCTTTCGCCTGAAGAAGCCCTTCGGCATGCTGTTCGAGGCACTGGCCAAGCCCGGCTCCCCGGTGCCATTCATCATGCCCAGGCGCATCGCGGCGACGCCGGTGTCGCAACCCATCACCGAGGTCATCGGCTCGGGCCCGTATCAGTTCGTGGCGGCCAACTTCCAGCCGGGCGTCAAGGCGACCTATGTCAAGTTCGGCGGCTACCTGCCCCGCAAGGAGCCCGCCAGCGGCTTCGCCGGCGGCAAGGTCGCGCTGGTCGACCGCATCGAACTGGTCAGCATCTCCGACGCCCAGACCGCGGTGAACGCGCTGCGACGCGGGGAGATCGATTTCGTCGAGGACGTCCCACCCGACCTGATGCCCCAGCTCGACGGCGTGAAGACCGTGGCGCTCAAGCCCTACGGCAAGAGCACCAACATGTTCACGATGCGCATGAACTGGCTCCAGCCGCCGTTCAACAACGTCAAGGTGCGACGCGCCGCGCTGGCCGCCATCTACCAGCAGGACTACCTCGACGCCCAGATCGGCGAAGGCGCCATGTACCAGCTCTGCGGCGCCGTGCTGAGCTGCTCCTCGCCCTACGCCTCGGAAGAAGGCGCGACGCAGATCCGCAAGGCCGACGTGGCCCGCGCCCGCGCCTTGCTGGCCGAAAGCGGCTACGACGGCAGCAAGGTGGTGATCCTGCATCCGACCGACCTGCCCATCCTGGCGAGCCTCGCGTCGGTCACGGCGCAGGCGCTCAAGACGATCGGCATGAACGTGGAGATTCAGTCGATGGACTGGGCGACGCTGCTGTCGCGCTACTCCAAGAAGGATCCGGTGGCCCAGGGCGGATGGAGCGTTTTCCAGACCGGCTTCACCGCCCTCGACCTGATGAACCCGCTGACCAATCCCAACCTGGACGGCCGTGGCGAGACCGGCTATGTGGGCTGGTCGAAGAGCGACGAAATGGAAAAGCTGCGCGACCAGTTCGCCGAGGAAAGCGACACGGCGAAGAAGAAGCAGATCGCGGTCGCGATCCAGAAGCTGAACTACGAGCAGGTGTTCTTCATTCCGCTGGGCGCCTATTCCAAGGCCAAGGGCTACAACGCCGCCAAGCTGGGTGACATGGCCGACGCGCAGATCCCGCTGTTCTGGTCCGGCAAGAAATAA
- a CDS encoding helix-turn-helix transcriptional regulator gives MDPLVPLSSKLAVTAEQGFALRQSRQPHYSFDWHMHDCAMLLWPQLGALDSRWVVEPGTPKQALQLVRHTALLLPPSAAHSTRSRALRQRHGELYLRPELLGRTTQFGVVQLDSAAFAILEALAAPTLAAGTGEFLVNALVAQLAARQPVACDTATEPGPDARLSERMLGLYADALEEETGMPTVEAVAQTLGVSARQLQRACAIELGTSPVTIRRRLMAAKARELLARGTPLGLVSQQLCFTHSGHLTRLLREVLA, from the coding sequence ATGGACCCACTCGTTCCTCTTTCGTCGAAGCTGGCAGTCACTGCCGAGCAGGGCTTCGCCCTGCGCCAAAGCCGGCAGCCGCACTACAGCTTCGACTGGCATATGCACGACTGCGCCATGCTGCTCTGGCCTCAACTCGGTGCGCTCGACAGCCGCTGGGTGGTAGAGCCGGGAACGCCGAAGCAGGCCCTGCAGCTGGTGCGCCACACCGCCCTGCTGCTGCCGCCGTCGGCGGCGCACAGCACCCGCTCGCGCGCGCTGCGGCAGCGCCATGGCGAGCTCTATCTGCGCCCCGAACTGCTCGGGCGCACCACGCAGTTCGGCGTGGTGCAGCTCGACAGCGCGGCCTTCGCCATCCTGGAGGCGCTGGCGGCGCCGACACTCGCGGCCGGCACCGGCGAGTTCCTGGTCAACGCGCTCGTCGCCCAGTTGGCCGCCCGCCAGCCCGTGGCCTGCGACACCGCCACCGAGCCCGGCCCGGATGCGCGCCTGTCCGAGCGCATGCTCGGCCTCTACGCCGATGCGCTGGAAGAAGAAACCGGCATGCCGACCGTCGAGGCCGTGGCGCAGACGCTGGGCGTATCGGCGCGCCAGTTGCAACGCGCCTGCGCCATCGAACTGGGCACCAGCCCGGTAACCATCCGGCGCCGGTTGATGGCGGCCAAGGCGCGCGAACTGCTCGCCCGCGGCACGCCGCTCGGCCTGGTCAGCCAGCAGCTCTGCTTCACCCACAGCGGCCACCTCACGCGGCTGCTGCGCGAGGTTTTGGCCTAG
- a CDS encoding PhzF family phenazine biosynthesis isomerase has protein sequence MTEPTALSNPLSAPSPGELRSVDVFVGGIGGGNPVPFVADASAMGSQQMQDIARATGHESAFVLVPTTTADWRFRFFVPQHEMEMCGHATVGTLWALRAWGLWTRPSARIETLSGLVDAEWDAAGERVWISQPAVTTGALDLPARRRIADVVGWQGEPLPAMTNACTSRIKTLVPMPDVAALNALKPDFAAMEALCASIDSTGLYPFAHAADSTPDAPVVAARQFPKSSGYPEDAATGIAAAALWGHLAATGAVALGTAERPVVCTVRQGDAMGRPSAIEVRPRFDANGRPAGCWLSGQVAWSAHA, from the coding sequence TTGACTGAGCCCACCGCACTGTCCAACCCCCTGTCGGCGCCCTCGCCGGGCGAGCTGCGTAGCGTGGACGTATTCGTCGGCGGCATCGGCGGCGGCAACCCCGTGCCCTTCGTCGCCGACGCCAGCGCCATGGGCTCGCAGCAGATGCAGGACATCGCCCGGGCCACCGGCCACGAATCGGCCTTCGTGCTCGTGCCGACGACCACGGCCGACTGGCGCTTTCGCTTCTTCGTGCCCCAGCACGAAATGGAGATGTGCGGCCACGCCACCGTCGGCACCCTGTGGGCGCTGCGCGCCTGGGGCCTGTGGACCAGGCCCTCGGCCCGCATCGAAACCCTGAGCGGGCTGGTCGACGCCGAATGGGACGCCGCCGGCGAGCGGGTTTGGATCTCGCAACCGGCCGTCACCACCGGCGCCCTCGACCTGCCGGCCCGGCGCCGCATCGCCGACGTGGTGGGCTGGCAAGGCGAGCCCCTGCCCGCCATGACCAACGCCTGCACCAGCCGAATCAAGACGCTGGTGCCGATGCCCGACGTGGCGGCCCTGAATGCACTGAAGCCCGACTTCGCGGCCATGGAAGCGCTGTGCGCCTCCATCGACTCCACCGGCCTCTATCCCTTCGCGCACGCAGCGGACAGCACGCCCGACGCGCCCGTCGTCGCCGCCCGGCAGTTCCCCAAGTCGTCCGGTTACCCCGAGGATGCCGCCACCGGCATCGCGGCCGCCGCCCTGTGGGGCCATCTGGCCGCCACCGGCGCCGTCGCCCTGGGCACGGCCGAGCGCCCCGTCGTGTGCACGGTGCGTCAGGGCGATGCGATGGGCCGGCCGTCGGCCATCGAGGTTCGACCGCGATTCGACGCCAACGGCCGTCCGGCCGGCTGCTGGCTCAGTGGCCAGGTCGCCTGGAGTGCCCACGCATGA
- a CDS encoding nuclear transport factor 2 family protein: MSRFTTVLLGSALLLAPALGWTQSHTAQEEANRQAVLAFYEKGLNQKDADAALAYVGNRYVQHNPNAADGPEGFRQFIAFLREKFPQSHSEIKKSFVDGDTVILHVHAVREPGTRGNAIVDIFRLENGRIVEHWDAVQPIPEKSANGNTMF; encoded by the coding sequence ATGTCTCGCTTCACCACCGTTCTTCTCGGCTCCGCACTGCTGCTCGCGCCGGCCCTCGGCTGGACGCAGTCGCACACCGCGCAGGAAGAGGCCAACCGGCAGGCCGTGCTGGCCTTCTACGAGAAGGGGCTCAACCAGAAGGACGCCGATGCCGCGCTGGCCTACGTCGGCAACCGCTACGTGCAGCACAACCCCAACGCCGCGGACGGCCCGGAAGGCTTTCGCCAGTTCATCGCTTTCCTGCGCGAGAAGTTTCCGCAGTCGCACAGCGAGATCAAGAAAAGCTTCGTCGACGGCGACACGGTGATCCTGCACGTACACGCGGTACGCGAGCCGGGCACCCGGGGCAACGCCATCGTCGACATCTTCCGGCTGGAGAACGGCAGGATCGTCGAGCACTGGGACGCGGTGCAGCCGATTCCGGAGAAGTCGGCCAACGGCAACACGATGTTCTGA
- a CDS encoding class II aldolase/adducin family protein: MRRDLAALYRLVAHLRMTDLIDTHISARIAGPEHHFLINRYGVLFHEMRPQDLVRIDLDGRPVDPGDPETTNRVNAAGFTIHSAIHGARHDLACVVHTHTADGMAVSCRKSGLLPITQHALRFYNRLGYHAYEGIALDLGERERLVADLGPHKAMVLHNHGLLAAGATVAEAFVNLYYLERACQAQVKAAAGGDELIFPSPEVCERTARQFERPTAPAYCQRVWNAALRLL; the protein is encoded by the coding sequence ATGCGGCGCGACCTGGCCGCGCTCTACCGCCTGGTCGCGCACTTGCGCATGACCGACCTCATCGACACCCACATCAGCGCGCGCATTGCGGGTCCGGAGCACCACTTCCTGATCAACCGCTACGGGGTGCTGTTCCACGAGATGCGTCCACAAGATCTGGTGCGCATCGATCTGGACGGCCGGCCGGTGGACCCGGGCGATCCCGAGACGACCAACCGGGTCAATGCCGCCGGCTTCACCATCCATTCGGCGATCCACGGGGCGCGGCACGACCTGGCTTGCGTGGTGCACACCCACACGGCCGACGGCATGGCGGTGTCGTGCCGCAAGAGCGGGCTCTTGCCCATCACCCAGCATGCGCTGCGTTTCTACAACCGGCTGGGTTATCACGCCTACGAAGGCATCGCGCTGGACCTCGGCGAGCGCGAGCGCCTGGTGGCCGACCTGGGGCCGCACAAGGCCATGGTGCTGCACAACCACGGGCTGCTGGCAGCCGGCGCCACGGTGGCCGAGGCCTTCGTCAACCTGTACTACCTCGAGCGCGCCTGCCAGGCACAGGTCAAGGCCGCGGCCGGTGGCGACGAGCTGATCTTTCCCTCGCCGGAGGTCTGCGAGCGGACCGCGCGCCAGTTCGAGCGGCCGACCGCGCCGGCGTATTGCCAGCGGGTGTGGAACGCCGCGCTGCGTCTGCTCTGA
- a CDS encoding tripartite tricarboxylate transporter substrate binding protein: MHSHRQVPSRRHVVGTAALAALGLFASIAPLPASAQAWPTRPITIVVPFPAGGGTDMAIRGIQPQLQAELGQPVVVDNRAGAGGTIGSAYVAKATPDGYTAVLATTSTHAVSVSVYPKLPYDPLRDFVYAGFIGTSPYVLATNPSVAGKDVASLIATLKRNPQQYSFASVGAGTVSHLLGEQFKAYAGVPIVHVPYRGAAPAYTDLMGGQVQLMFDNPAGLVPYIRSGKLTAVATTAPNALLAGIPTFQQQGIANFTQSLWYGVAFPKGTPAPVVARFNQALNKVLADRAVSADFAAKGINARPGTPAELQAAVAADIPYWGRIAQAVGAKID; encoded by the coding sequence ATGCACTCCCATCGTCAAGTTCCTTCGCGCCGGCACGTCGTCGGCACGGCCGCCCTCGCCGCGCTCGGCCTGTTCGCGTCGATCGCGCCGCTGCCGGCATCGGCCCAGGCCTGGCCGACACGCCCCATCACCATCGTGGTTCCGTTTCCGGCCGGCGGCGGCACGGACATGGCCATCCGCGGCATCCAGCCCCAGTTGCAGGCCGAGCTGGGCCAGCCGGTCGTGGTGGACAACCGGGCCGGCGCCGGCGGCACGATCGGCTCGGCCTACGTCGCCAAGGCCACACCCGACGGCTACACCGCCGTGCTGGCCACCACCAGCACCCACGCGGTCAGCGTCAGCGTGTACCCCAAGCTGCCCTACGACCCGCTGCGCGACTTCGTCTATGCCGGCTTCATCGGCACCTCGCCATACGTGCTGGCCACCAACCCGTCGGTGGCCGGCAAGGACGTCGCCTCGCTGATCGCCACGCTCAAGCGGAACCCGCAGCAGTACAGCTTCGCCTCGGTCGGGGCCGGCACGGTGTCCCACCTGCTGGGCGAGCAGTTCAAGGCCTATGCGGGCGTACCGATCGTGCACGTGCCCTACCGGGGCGCGGCGCCGGCCTACACCGACCTCATGGGCGGCCAGGTGCAGCTGATGTTCGACAACCCGGCCGGGCTGGTGCCTTACATCCGCAGCGGCAAGCTGACCGCCGTGGCCACCACCGCGCCCAACGCCTTGCTGGCGGGCATACCGACCTTCCAGCAGCAGGGCATCGCCAATTTCACGCAGTCGCTCTGGTACGGCGTCGCGTTTCCCAAGGGCACGCCCGCGCCGGTCGTCGCCCGCTTCAATCAGGCGCTCAACAAGGTGCTGGCCGACCGGGCGGTGTCTGCCGACTTCGCCGCCAAGGGCATCAACGCCCGTCCGGGCACGCCGGCCGAACTGCAGGCGGCCGTGGCGGCCGACATTCCGTACTGGGGCCGCATCGCCCAGGCCGTGGGAGCCAAGATTGACTGA
- a CDS encoding tripartite tricarboxylate transporter substrate binding protein, translating to MKFIRYLLAGLLMACSLAASAESGAYPRKPITLVIPFPVTGAVDVLGRHLADKMATLLDQTINVENRPGAGATLAATHVAAAAPDGYTLMFGGTASHVSAPVLYRRLPYDPVKSFVPIGMVSDSPHLLALGANTRATNLRDLIAELKAKGANARLGSSGAGTMSHLAGEQFKRTFGLNAMVHVPSEGGARAAKALVAGEVDMAIINFPDAIPLVKTGRLRVLATTGAQRSPVFPNLPTVNEANLDPYVVTTWVGLYAPARTPAPVVKLLTETLARALEDESLQRKMRAQGDEPTFLAPKPFAEFVQDQSVVWQKLIREAQITVE from the coding sequence ATGAAGTTCATCCGATATCTCCTGGCGGGCCTGCTGATGGCCTGCAGCCTGGCGGCATCAGCGGAATCCGGCGCCTATCCCCGCAAGCCGATCACCCTGGTCATTCCTTTCCCGGTCACCGGCGCGGTCGACGTGCTCGGCCGGCACCTGGCCGACAAGATGGCCACCCTGCTCGACCAGACCATCAACGTGGAGAACCGGCCCGGCGCCGGCGCCACGCTGGCCGCGACCCACGTGGCGGCCGCCGCGCCCGACGGCTACACCCTCATGTTCGGCGGCACGGCGAGCCATGTATCCGCGCCGGTGCTCTACAGGCGCCTGCCCTACGACCCGGTCAAGTCCTTCGTGCCGATCGGCATGGTGAGCGACAGCCCTCATCTGCTCGCCCTGGGCGCCAATACCCGGGCGACGAACCTGCGCGACCTGATCGCCGAGCTCAAGGCCAAGGGCGCCAACGCGAGGCTGGGCAGCTCCGGCGCCGGCACCATGTCGCATCTGGCCGGCGAGCAGTTCAAGCGCACCTTCGGCTTGAACGCCATGGTGCACGTGCCCTCCGAAGGCGGCGCGCGCGCTGCCAAGGCACTGGTCGCCGGCGAGGTCGACATGGCGATCATCAATTTTCCGGACGCGATTCCGCTGGTCAAGACCGGCCGCCTGCGGGTGCTGGCGACCACCGGTGCCCAGCGTTCACCGGTGTTCCCCAACCTGCCCACGGTGAACGAAGCCAACCTCGACCCCTACGTGGTCACGACCTGGGTCGGCCTCTACGCACCGGCGCGCACGCCCGCGCCCGTGGTCAAGTTGCTGACCGAAACGCTGGCCCGAGCCCTGGAGGACGAAAGCCTGCAGCGCAAGATGCGCGCGCAGGGCGACGAGCCCACCTTCCTCGCGCCGAAACCGTTCGCGGAGTTCGTGCAGGACCAGTCCGTGGTCTGGCAGAAGCTGATTCGCGAGGCGCAGATCACCGTCGAGTGA
- a CDS encoding ABC transporter permease has translation MLELIVKRLLAAIPVMVIVATVVFLLLRLAPGDPARVIAGDMASEETIAEIRADMGLDQNIATQYLRWMAALAQGDLGHSVQSKQPVSSLIAARLGPTFSLAAWAILLTITAAIPLGVLAAWRHRRLVDRGIMAGAVLAFSVPAFVVGYVLILVFSVRLDWLPVQGYSPIEDGIGEYASHLVLPTLTLAMVFVALITRITRASLLDVLGEDFVRTARAKGVGERLVLFRHALRNAAIPIVTIVGVALTTLISGVVVTETIFNISGIGRLIVDSVLARDYPVVQGTILFFSFIYVFVNLLIDMAYVILDPRIRY, from the coding sequence ATGCTCGAACTCATAGTCAAACGCCTGCTGGCGGCGATACCGGTCATGGTGATCGTCGCCACCGTGGTCTTCCTGCTGCTACGGCTGGCTCCCGGCGACCCGGCGCGGGTGATCGCCGGGGACATGGCTAGCGAGGAAACCATCGCCGAGATTCGTGCCGACATGGGGCTGGACCAGAACATCGCCACCCAGTACCTGCGCTGGATGGCGGCACTGGCGCAGGGCGACCTCGGCCATTCGGTGCAATCGAAGCAGCCGGTCTCGTCGCTGATCGCCGCACGGCTCGGCCCGACCTTCTCGCTGGCCGCGTGGGCCATCCTGCTGACGATCACGGCGGCGATTCCGCTGGGCGTGCTGGCGGCCTGGCGCCACCGTCGCCTGGTCGACCGCGGGATCATGGCCGGCGCGGTGCTGGCGTTTTCGGTGCCGGCCTTCGTTGTCGGTTATGTGTTGATCCTGGTGTTCTCGGTGCGGCTCGACTGGCTGCCGGTGCAGGGCTATTCGCCGATCGAAGACGGCATCGGCGAATACGCATCGCACCTGGTTCTGCCCACGCTTACCCTGGCCATGGTGTTCGTGGCGCTGATCACCCGCATCACCCGCGCGAGCCTGCTCGACGTGCTGGGCGAGGACTTCGTGCGCACCGCTCGCGCCAAGGGCGTGGGCGAGCGGCTGGTGCTGTTCCGGCACGCACTGCGCAATGCCGCGATTCCCATCGTGACCATCGTCGGCGTGGCGCTCACCACGCTGATCAGCGGCGTGGTGGTCACCGAGACCATCTTCAACATCTCCGGCATCGGCCGGCTCATCGTCGACTCGGTGCTGGCGCGCGACTACCCGGTGGTGCAGGGAACGATCCTGTTCTTCTCGTTCATCTACGTCTTCGTCAATCTCCTGATCGACATGGCCTACGTCATCCTCGATCCACGGATCCGGTACTGA
- a CDS encoding amidase encodes MNTGDYENHDGLALAGLLERGEVDSTELMDCAIALAEQRNPALNFLIHSQFETSRRIAAEWAPRGAFRGIPFLLKDSGFAHRRFPSSIGSRLFRDTVFDFDATVANRFESAGFIPFARTTVPELCMAGTTDAARNGGATLNPWDRRLSAGGSSGGAAAAVAARVVPVAHGSDGGGSIRIPAACCGVYGLKPSRGRVPMGPSRGEGWAGMSTDGVLSISVRDTAAALDAIGGYEPGAPYAAPPQAGSYLEAVREQHIVPMRVGVLRRAWNGIAIAPECDAAVDFTVSLLEGLGHQVVELAPPPIDYDGFVHAHGSILAGNIVVAVHNRMKVLGRVVREDELEPVILDGWHVGQALDAAAYIDAVSRLHAVGRAFATAMADVDLLLTPTLTQLPCPVDYLSLAGGDRLGFRAYRQRAASYSTFLPVINGAGIPAASLPLHWTDREIPVATQLIGHFGREDTVLTVSAQLERAAPWAHHRPKFG; translated from the coding sequence ATGAATACAGGCGACTACGAAAACCACGACGGCCTGGCGCTGGCCGGATTGCTCGAGCGTGGCGAGGTCGATTCCACCGAGCTGATGGACTGCGCGATCGCGCTGGCCGAGCAGCGCAATCCGGCCCTGAACTTCCTCATCCACAGCCAGTTCGAAACGTCCCGCAGGATCGCGGCCGAATGGGCGCCACGCGGCGCCTTTCGCGGCATTCCCTTTCTGCTCAAGGACTCCGGCTTCGCACACCGACGCTTTCCCTCGAGCATCGGTTCCCGCCTGTTCCGCGACACCGTCTTCGACTTCGACGCCACGGTGGCCAACCGGTTCGAATCGGCCGGGTTCATTCCCTTTGCACGGACGACGGTGCCCGAGCTGTGCATGGCGGGCACGACCGACGCGGCACGCAACGGCGGTGCGACGCTCAACCCCTGGGACCGCCGCCTGTCGGCCGGCGGCTCCAGCGGCGGCGCCGCCGCGGCGGTGGCGGCACGGGTGGTGCCGGTCGCGCACGGCAGCGACGGCGGCGGCTCCATCCGCATTCCCGCCGCCTGCTGCGGTGTCTATGGGCTCAAGCCGAGCCGGGGCCGCGTGCCGATGGGGCCGTCGCGCGGCGAAGGCTGGGCCGGCATGTCGACGGACGGCGTGCTGAGCATCAGCGTGCGCGACACGGCCGCCGCGCTCGACGCCATCGGCGGCTACGAACCCGGCGCCCCCTATGCGGCCCCTCCGCAGGCCGGCTCTTACCTGGAAGCCGTGCGCGAACAGCACATCGTGCCGATGCGCGTGGGCGTGCTGCGCCGCGCCTGGAACGGCATCGCCATCGCCCCCGAATGCGACGCCGCGGTCGACTTCACCGTCTCGCTGCTCGAAGGCCTGGGGCACCAGGTGGTGGAGCTGGCGCCGCCGCCCATCGACTACGACGGCTTCGTGCACGCGCACGGCAGCATCCTGGCCGGCAACATCGTGGTGGCGGTGCACAACCGCATGAAGGTGCTCGGCCGCGTCGTGCGCGAAGACGAGCTGGAGCCAGTGATCCTCGACGGCTGGCACGTGGGCCAGGCCCTGGACGCCGCCGCCTACATCGACGCCGTATCGCGCCTGCATGCCGTAGGCCGCGCCTTCGCCACGGCCATGGCCGACGTCGACCTGCTGCTCACGCCCACCCTCACCCAGCTGCCGTGCCCGGTCGATTACCTGTCGCTCGCCGGCGGCGACCGGCTCGGCTTTCGCGCCTACCGGCAGCGCGCCGCCAGCTACTCGACCTTCCTGCCGGTCATCAACGGCGCGGGCATTCCCGCCGCCAGCCTGCCGCTGCACTGGACCGACCGGGAGATTCCGGTGGCCACGCAATTGATCGGACATTTCGGTCGCGAAGACACCGTGCTCACGGTTTCCGCCCAGCTGGAGCGCGCCGCGCCCTGGGCGCACCACCGGCCGAAGTTCGGCTGA
- a CDS encoding RidA family protein — MSAATPAERLAAAGHRLPAPPQPRGSYAPFHLQALPGGSRQLTISGQTCRVDGAAIAGTCAPGESLEPACAAARVAMLNVLAAVADACGGSLPAVLQVRRLRGFIRSTPDFGAHTAVLDAASDVLAAAWPQAPRPARTAVGASSLPDGAFIEIELDAELPPP, encoded by the coding sequence ATGAGCGCGGCCACGCCCGCCGAACGCCTGGCCGCGGCCGGCCATCGCCTGCCGGCCCCGCCGCAGCCTCGGGGAAGCTATGCGCCGTTTCATCTGCAGGCGCTGCCGGGTGGCAGCCGCCAGTTGACGATCAGCGGCCAGACCTGCCGCGTCGACGGCGCGGCCATCGCCGGCACCTGCGCGCCCGGCGAATCGCTGGAGCCCGCATGCGCGGCGGCGCGGGTGGCCATGCTCAACGTGCTGGCGGCGGTCGCGGACGCTTGCGGCGGCAGCCTGCCGGCCGTGCTGCAGGTGCGTCGCCTGCGCGGCTTCATCCGGTCCACGCCGGACTTCGGCGCCCACACCGCCGTGCTCGACGCGGCGTCGGACGTGCTGGCCGCCGCATGGCCGCAGGCACCGCGCCCCGCCCGCACGGCCGTGGGCGCTTCGAGCCTGCCGGACGGCGCCTTCATCGAGATCGAGCTGGACGCCGAGCTTCCGCCGCCCTGA
- a CDS encoding ABC transporter permease, with amino-acid sequence MSTTSPLPVARPAGRSTFARACTAVLHDRVMLASLVLLLALIIATAGAPLFSQHDPAALTPSARLKPSSDVYWLGTDSLGRDLMSRVLYGGRLSITLAVLVSAISVVLGMAIGLAAGYVRRLDAPVMRLMDGIMAIPGLLLAVAMVALGGANILTMVTAIAIPEIPRIARLVRSVVLSVREEPYVEASIGSGTPALQVLWRHIAPSTINPLVVQATFVCAAAILTEAVLGFLGLGFPPEIPSLGSIIAEGRPFFQRAPWIVLYPGAFLALLILTVNMFGDALRDRLDPRLSRTVKG; translated from the coding sequence ATGTCCACGACCTCCCCCCTTCCCGTGGCGCGGCCCGCCGGCAGATCCACCTTCGCGCGCGCCTGTACCGCGGTGCTGCACGACCGGGTCATGCTGGCGTCGCTGGTGTTGCTGCTGGCGCTCATCATCGCCACGGCCGGCGCACCGCTTTTCTCGCAGCACGATCCGGCCGCGCTGACGCCGAGCGCACGGCTCAAGCCCTCGTCCGATGTCTACTGGCTGGGCACGGATTCGCTCGGCCGCGACCTGATGTCCCGCGTGCTTTACGGCGGCCGCCTGTCGATCACGCTGGCGGTGCTGGTCAGCGCGATATCGGTGGTGCTCGGCATGGCGATCGGCCTGGCCGCTGGTTACGTGCGCCGCCTCGACGCACCGGTCATGCGGCTCATGGACGGCATCATGGCCATCCCCGGCCTGCTGCTGGCGGTGGCGATGGTCGCATTGGGAGGCGCCAACATCCTCACGATGGTGACCGCCATCGCGATCCCCGAAATTCCCCGTATCGCACGGCTGGTGCGCAGCGTGGTGCTGTCGGTTCGCGAGGAGCCGTATGTCGAGGCGTCGATAGGCTCCGGAACCCCGGCCCTGCAGGTGCTGTGGCGGCACATCGCGCCGAGCACCATCAACCCCCTGGTGGTGCAGGCGACCTTCGTCTGCGCGGCGGCGATCCTCACCGAAGCCGTGCTCGGCTTTCTGGGCCTCGGCTTTCCGCCGGAAATCCCGAGCCTGGGCAGCATCATTGCCGAGGGCCGGCCCTTCTTTCAGCGGGCGCCCTGGATCGTGCTCTACCCGGGCGCCTTCCTGGCCCTGCTGATCCTCACGGTCAACATGTTCGGCGACGCACTGCGCGACCGCCTCGACCCGCGCCTCTCGCGCACCGTGAAAGGCTGA